The region GACCAAACACATTTCGAGCAACGATGATAAGATAAGAAATCCGATAAAAGATAAGAGTGTCAGAACTCAGCTGCTTGAGTGAGTTGCGGGGAGAAAAGCTGAAGGTGGGGCCTGCCCTCGTCAAAAACCCGCAACAGGCCGGCAAGTCACGGGACCGGGTCAAATTTCGACCGTGCACCCACACTTGCACGGCAGCCCTGGGCGAAATTGTTGCAAATTCGCGAAAACCAAAGAGAGAGGCAGCTGGCCCACGACACCACACGTCAACCACACCACATCACGACCCCATCCAGCCGTCAAAATGGTGAACGTCCCCAAGACCAGAAAGACCTTCTGCAAGAGCAAGGAGTGCGGCAAGCACCAGCTCCACAAGGTCACCCAGTACAAGGCCGGCAAGGCTTCGGCCTTCGCTCAGGGAAAGCGCCGTTACGACCGCAAGCAGAGCGGTTACGGTGGTCAGACCAAGCCCGTCTTCCACAAGAAGGCGAAGACCACCAAGAAGATCGTTCTCAGACTGGTGAGATTGCCCGATCGCTGAATCGAGGACGGAGGGATGCTAAAACGGGTGGAATAGGAATGCTCCGCGtgcaaggccaagaagcagctcCCTCTCAAGCGCTGCAAGCACTTCGAGCTTGGGTAAGTTTTTGTTCGCCTTTTTCCTTGACAGCATCACGAATTCGAGAGACTCCTGCGAAACCGACCGGCATAATGAAAACCGATTGTGTGGACCACGAGCTTCCGACTACCCCGCGGCGGCGAATCTGCGACCAGGACCACTCCGAGTACGAACACGCTTCACGACACCATACGGAAAGTTTGATCCAACACTCGTCACATATACAATGGGAATTCGATGTTTGGGGTACAAAATGCCGGGGGAATCATATCCAGGTTTTCGAGCTGTTGCGGTCAGCATGACACCGGACGATGGGCAGCTATGATGTGTCGAACCAATCACCTCCGAATATCGGCAACACGATCTCGACATAGACTCATCGCACCACGAGAATATTTGTGATGCATGTTTCGATCCCCAAAATGCTCGACGTCATACGACGTCAAGATACGGAACAGGGTTCTGCGGCAGTCTCTCGAATTTGGTGTACCAATTGCCGGACCGAACACGTGCTGACAGATTGTGCTACAGTGGTGACAAGAAGACCAAGGGTGCTGCCCTCGTCTTCTAAATGCGCTCCGGCTGGAAAtgtgggtggtgaagatTTGAAGACATTGGCTCTGGTTTTCGGGATTTGCCTGCATGGGAATTTGCCGCGCCATGTCGTGGAGCATCACAATATGATTTCGATGTTGACATGGGAATACCGGGCATAGAGGATCATGTACATGGGCATGGGTGGTTTCGGTCGCGGGACAACAAGCAACAATACCATCCTCGGGGCGTTTCGTCTGCGCTTTTTCACGAACACTGCTTCCAGTTTCCTCACACTTCAACGACCGAACAAGCGCCCTTGGTGCAGTGACCGCAACTGTTTTGTACGCATGTCGGGGCTGGTGGCTACGACGAATGTGAGGTTGGGCGGGAACTGGGAATCCCGTTAGCCAAGAAAACGGGCCAATGTCTTTTTGAAGCTGAATAAATTAAGTGGACGCACCAAACCTACTCCCACCATCGTTTCCCACTCCCATTCTTGCTGTGTATCCAGAGCCCCGAACGCCGTAGAACAGGTTTCCCTTCGCTGCAGTCTTGAGCGCTCAGTTCCTATGATCCATTACAGATCTAATATGAGAATTAACCACCACATACCAGTATAGGACCAAACAAATGACCCGATTTGAGGACTCGGTTGCGCGGCATCTGATTGGAAGCATGTCGAGCGGCTAGACGCGATACAGCTTGGGTTCTCACCGCACTCcctgatggtgatgccgtcTGGATGTGGTTGCACAAATGGCCAGCAACGCTCAACAGCGTTTTGGCCCTCACCAATCCCGACTTGACAAACAAGCGCAGCCAGTTGCAATAGTTCGAGGGGCCAGTCACAGGGCGGTGCCATCGGCAATGAAGCGAGCTGCTGAGAGGTTGAAACAAGCCTGGTGGACACGCAGTCGGAGAGGCTTAATCTCAGCCGCAGCTGCACACAGTCGGGTCTGGGAGACCTCGCGGGATCCAGGTTGGGTTTGGCTTTCTCTGTGTGCCCAATATCAGGGCACCGATGCCCGGCCACAGAATGGTTCACATGCATGTCCGATCTGCTGCCTTTCCAATGGGCTCCAGAAGAGGGAATATTGACCTGCCTCTCCAAGACCGAGTCAACACACAACGTTCATGAAACATGATCCTGGAGGACCTGACTGATACAAACCTATTTATCACTCAACAACGAACCTCGAGATAACACCATTGAGAAGACACCTGACATTACCAGGCCAGGGGACTTCGTCTGTGCCCCGCGCCCACGCCATCAAAAACTATGCAGCAACCCCTTATTACACCAAGAGACGACCGAGCCGCCTATGAGTACAGCATCCAGGCCACGGAAGATTACAACTATGAACCAAGGAGGACAGAGGAACAGGTCGCGCCGACATGGCAGCCACCAGCATGGAGACCGACTGACACACCCAACTACAAGCCAAAACCACTGCGATGGCCATTCATCAGCGGTCTTATGGTCCTGCTAGTCGTGGCCATCGCCCTTATCACTTTTGCCGACAAGAGCCTGCCAAACTCAGACACGAGTGCTCGGTTTTTGGGACTACATCCCAATGCCTCGCAACCTGTGCGGCTAGCTCGCGATGTTCTCCCGAACAACACAGCAACCATGACCCCAGTCAGTGGCATGACTTCGATGTCACAGAGCACTCTGAGTTTCGAGGAAGAGGTCAGGGTCGCTGTTCAGAGCAGTTATTCCCCAGAGATCGTGTCTCAGGCGACACCGACGCTTCAGTCGTCTACCGAAACACAGTCTATACCTTCTTCCGGCTCAACGTCCCCGATCTTCATCGTGACAGGCGTCACAGAGACCGAAAGACTGTCTCTCTCAGCTTCAGAAACGATGGATAACAACGCGTTTAGGTTGCCAGATTCTGAAACAAGCAATCCATCAAGCGTTCCGTCAGTCACGATATCTCAAGACACCTCAGCAACTGCCTCTGGTTTATCGTCTGTAACCGCTCCCCCTTCAGAGCCTGTCAGTTCCAGCACCAGTGCGACCAGCGTGAGCGGCATGTCGTTGATACCGATATCTGTCTCCATATCTTATTTTACACGAAACGTTACAGTTCCTGTCACGACAATTCTCTTCACCTCAACATTCACCAGAACTCGAACGTCTTCGTTCAGCAGTGCTTCTACATTTACCACAACATTTGTGACAGATGTGACCGATGTGGCTCCAACCACGGTCATGTCATTCTGGTCATCAGATGGATCAGAA is a window of Podospora pseudopauciseta strain CBS 411.78 chromosome 1, whole genome shotgun sequence DNA encoding:
- the RPL44 gene encoding 40s ribosomal protein L44e (EggNog:ENOG503P3Z6; BUSCO:EOG09265JX6; COG:J), translating into MVNVPKTRKTFCKSKECGKHQLHKVTQYKAGKASAFAQGKRRYDRKQSGYGGQTKPVFHKKAKTTKKIVLRLECSACKAKKQLPLKRCKHFELGGDKKTKGAALVF